In Gulosibacter molinativorax, a single window of DNA contains:
- a CDS encoding SRPBCC family protein, producing MRAIESTVEIERPAAEVFAFVSDQLNAPRWQQGLESVKRLTPGPIRVGSEHEFVRQFGGRTVRDRNRFVEYVPGEYVRFTMGNGSISGEASYRVIPTGPARCRVEATLRFDKLGWMRPLAPILRRILVRDTHRDDLTLKRLLEGGQGATSGRDEPSGSSR from the coding sequence ATGCGCGCGATCGAATCGACCGTTGAGATTGAACGGCCCGCTGCAGAGGTATTCGCATTCGTCAGCGATCAGCTGAACGCGCCCCGATGGCAGCAGGGGCTCGAGAGCGTGAAGCGGCTCACCCCAGGTCCTATCCGCGTCGGGAGCGAGCACGAATTCGTCCGCCAGTTCGGCGGGCGAACAGTTCGGGATCGCAACCGTTTTGTCGAGTACGTGCCGGGTGAGTATGTCCGATTCACGATGGGCAACGGTTCGATTTCGGGCGAAGCGTCCTACCGGGTGATTCCCACGGGTCCAGCACGTTGCCGGGTCGAGGCGACGCTGCGCTTCGACAAGCTCGGCTGGATGCGTCCCCTCGCGCCGATCCTTCGGCGCATCCTCGTCCGAGACACGCACCGCGACGATCTCACCCTAAAGCGTCTCCTCGAGGGCGGGCAGGGCGCTACTTCGGGTCGCGACGAACCGTCGGGATCGAGCCGGTAA
- a CDS encoding thiamine-binding protein, protein MIAAFSIAPSGPASDPSVTADEPGSYHKAVAAALEVVRASGLPNQTDAMFTTIEGEWDEVMDVVKRATEEIGRYGSRVSLVLKADIRPGHSGEITGKVERVEEELRRRHSGN, encoded by the coding sequence ATGATTGCTGCGTTTTCGATTGCACCGTCCGGCCCCGCCTCCGACCCGAGCGTCACCGCGGACGAGCCGGGCTCGTACCACAAGGCTGTTGCCGCCGCGCTCGAGGTGGTGCGCGCATCCGGCCTGCCGAACCAGACCGACGCGATGTTCACCACCATCGAGGGTGAGTGGGACGAGGTCATGGATGTGGTCAAGCGGGCGACCGAGGAGATCGGTCGCTACGGCTCACGAGTGTCGCTCGTGTTGAAGGCCGACATTCGGCCGGGACACTCCGGGGAGATTACTGGGAAAGTCGAGCGAGTCGAGGAAGAGCTTCGCCGTCGGCATTCCGGGAACTAG
- a CDS encoding CE1758 family FMN-dependent luciferase-like monooxygenase translates to MQFGIMSVSDVTRNPITGETPSEAERIQAAIAIAKKTEEVGLDVFAVGEHHNPPFFSSSPTTLLAAIAAQTERIVLTTSTTLITTNDPVRIAEEYAMLQHVSGGRMDLMLGRGNTAPVYPWFGKDIRQGLPLALESYNLLHRLWREDVVDWEGKFRTALQGFTSTPRPLDDVPPFVWHGSIRTPEIAEQAAYYGNGFFHNHIFWPTDHAVRLVNFYRERFEHYGHGTKKQAIVGLGGQVHIGKTTQAAFEEFRPYFNEAPVYGHGPTLEQFSSSTPLAVGSVQQVIDKILTFHDSFGDYQRQLFLQDHAGLPLEIVLEQIELLGTEVIPVVRKEIESRRDPESADAPTHESLVNAKYGDEAPRQPRPAANRGDNVTGGSPYIDIAAGDE, encoded by the coding sequence ATGCAGTTCGGAATCATGTCGGTTAGCGACGTCACCCGCAATCCCATCACCGGCGAGACGCCGAGCGAGGCGGAGCGCATCCAGGCCGCGATTGCCATCGCGAAGAAGACCGAAGAGGTCGGCCTCGACGTCTTCGCAGTCGGCGAGCACCACAACCCGCCGTTCTTCTCGTCCTCACCGACGACCCTGCTTGCCGCAATCGCCGCGCAGACCGAACGCATCGTCCTGACAACCTCGACGACGCTCATCACGACGAACGACCCGGTGCGCATCGCCGAGGAATACGCGATGCTGCAGCACGTGTCGGGCGGTCGCATGGACCTCATGCTCGGCCGCGGTAACACCGCGCCCGTCTACCCCTGGTTCGGTAAGGACATCCGTCAAGGACTGCCGCTCGCCCTCGAGAGCTACAACCTGCTGCACCGCCTGTGGCGCGAGGACGTCGTCGACTGGGAGGGCAAGTTCCGCACCGCACTCCAGGGCTTCACCTCGACCCCGCGTCCCCTGGACGACGTGCCCCCGTTCGTGTGGCACGGTTCGATCCGCACCCCTGAGATCGCGGAGCAGGCCGCGTACTACGGCAACGGCTTCTTCCACAACCACATCTTCTGGCCGACCGATCACGCCGTTCGCCTCGTGAATTTCTACCGCGAGCGTTTCGAGCACTACGGTCACGGCACCAAGAAGCAGGCGATCGTCGGTCTCGGTGGGCAGGTCCACATCGGCAAGACGACGCAGGCCGCGTTCGAGGAGTTCCGCCCCTACTTCAACGAGGCTCCGGTGTACGGCCACGGCCCGACGCTCGAGCAGTTCTCGTCCAGCACCCCGCTTGCCGTGGGGAGCGTCCAGCAGGTTATCGACAAGATCCTGACCTTCCACGACTCCTTCGGCGACTACCAGCGCCAGCTGTTCCTGCAGGACCACGCGGGTCTGCCCCTCGAGATCGTGCTCGAGCAGATCGAACTGCTCGGTACCGAGGTCATCCCGGTGGTGCGCAAGGAGATCGAGTCGCGCCGCGACCCCGAATCGGCGGATGCGCCCACGCACGAGAGCCTCGTCAATGCAAAGTACGGGGATGAGGCGCCTCGCCAGCCGCGCCCGGCAGCGAACCGCGGTGACAACGTGACTGGCGGCTCGCCCTACATCGACATCGCAGCTGGCGACGAATAA
- a CDS encoding LLM class flavin-dependent oxidoreductase: protein MRVPLSILDLVSISEGSTAKDAIEAAMSAARLADTLGYERVWFAEHHNTDGVASSATSLLIERAAAQTERIRVGSGGVMLPNHAPLMVAEQYGTLANIFGDRIDLGLGRAPGTDGLTARALMRSSGEPQEFARNIYDLQGWFGPEGKAHTIPVSSAVSQGTEVPIWVLGSTVNGASIAGQLGLPFSLASHFAPDQIDQAVSVYRDAFTTESPTARLEEPRLMAGINVMVADTDEEAQLQFTSVLQMFQGIATGKRQKLQPPTKELASAPGVVPNHPMLRVSAVGSPETVRKQLDAFVDRTGADELITVTYAFDPQVRERSLQLLADLWF, encoded by the coding sequence GTGCGCGTACCCCTCAGCATCCTTGACCTGGTATCAATCTCGGAAGGTTCGACGGCGAAGGATGCGATCGAGGCGGCGATGTCCGCGGCGCGGCTCGCGGACACGCTCGGGTACGAGCGCGTCTGGTTTGCGGAGCACCACAACACGGACGGCGTCGCCTCGAGCGCAACATCGCTGCTGATCGAGCGTGCGGCCGCCCAGACCGAGCGCATCCGGGTCGGCTCGGGCGGCGTGATGCTGCCCAACCACGCGCCGCTCATGGTCGCCGAGCAGTACGGCACGCTCGCCAACATCTTCGGCGACCGCATCGACCTCGGGCTCGGGCGTGCGCCCGGCACCGACGGGCTCACCGCCCGCGCGCTGATGCGTTCCTCTGGCGAGCCGCAAGAATTCGCGAGGAACATTTACGACCTGCAGGGCTGGTTTGGGCCCGAAGGAAAGGCGCACACGATTCCGGTGTCCTCGGCGGTGTCGCAGGGCACCGAGGTGCCGATCTGGGTGCTCGGGTCGACGGTGAATGGCGCGTCGATCGCGGGCCAACTCGGCCTGCCGTTCTCGCTCGCGAGCCACTTCGCGCCCGACCAGATCGACCAGGCCGTCTCCGTCTATCGCGACGCCTTCACAACCGAGTCGCCGACCGCACGACTCGAAGAGCCGCGCCTCATGGCCGGCATCAACGTCATGGTGGCCGACACCGACGAGGAAGCGCAGCTCCAGTTCACCTCGGTGCTGCAGATGTTCCAGGGCATCGCGACTGGGAAGCGGCAGAAGCTGCAGCCGCCGACCAAGGAACTCGCGAGCGCCCCGGGCGTCGTCCCGAACCATCCAATGCTGCGTGTCAGTGCGGTCGGTTCGCCTGAGACGGTCAGGAAGCAGCTCGACGCCTTCGTGGACCGCACCGGCGCGGATGAGCTCATCACCGTGACCTACGCGTTCGACCCGCAGGTGCGCGAGCGCTCGCTGCAATTGCTCGCTGACCTGTGGTTTTAG
- a CDS encoding aldo/keto reductase — protein MSFESTVMLPSGAAMPRIGLGTHEISGASGPDAIAAGIAAGYRLLDTAIAYGNHAEVGEGMRRSGVPRDELFLTTKVRRRTAGAEDARVRIQESFQELGLERLDLLLIHGPNASREVAIDTWRGLISARAAGLVTDIGVSNFSPAQILQLEDATGVLPAVSQVQLSPALQRREDVSFYLERGIVPMAWSPLGVAHGVLEDAVVLRLAATHGVSPAAIAIRWGMQRGHVVIPKSGSAERQRGNLRALEIELSDAEMASLEALDVAVESEWEAQNRAAW, from the coding sequence ATGTCGTTCGAATCAACCGTCATGTTGCCGTCTGGTGCGGCGATGCCCCGCATCGGACTCGGAACCCATGAGATTTCCGGAGCGTCGGGCCCGGACGCGATCGCGGCTGGAATCGCGGCAGGTTATCGACTCCTCGACACCGCCATCGCGTATGGCAACCACGCCGAGGTCGGCGAGGGGATGCGACGCTCGGGTGTACCCCGTGACGAGCTGTTTCTGACGACCAAGGTGCGTCGACGAACCGCGGGCGCCGAGGATGCGAGGGTGCGCATCCAGGAATCGTTTCAGGAACTGGGCCTCGAACGTCTCGACCTGCTGCTCATCCATGGGCCAAATGCATCCCGCGAGGTCGCGATTGATACGTGGCGTGGGCTGATCTCGGCAAGGGCTGCGGGGCTCGTGACCGACATCGGCGTGTCGAACTTTTCGCCCGCGCAGATTCTGCAGCTTGAGGATGCGACCGGTGTGCTGCCAGCGGTGAGCCAGGTGCAGCTGAGCCCAGCGCTGCAGCGCCGCGAGGATGTCTCCTTCTATCTCGAGCGAGGCATCGTGCCGATGGCATGGTCGCCCCTCGGTGTGGCGCACGGGGTGCTTGAGGATGCGGTGGTGCTGCGGCTCGCTGCGACGCACGGCGTCTCGCCCGCCGCGATCGCGATTCGCTGGGGCATGCAGCGCGGGCACGTCGTGATCCCGAAATCAGGCTCCGCGGAACGGCAGCGCGGGAATCTTCGCGCGCTGGAGATCGAGCTGTCGGATGCCGAGATGGCCTCGCTTGAGGCGCTCGACGTCGCGGTGGAGTCCGAGTGGGAGGCCCAGAATCGCGCGGCCTGGTGA
- a CDS encoding glycosyltransferase — MSDQPHPHSNEQPLRLLIAADTFPPNVNGAAKFTVNLASEMAGRGHDVHVVAPAASRRHGTWREVYDGHPITVHRLPSDRWWPHDWLRYVKPWRARAHVRRVLDEVKPDVIHYQSAVVIGRAAVIEGAPRGIRIIGTNHLMLENILEHTLLPKSLQAVGSKIWWRDAHKTFDATASLTTPTRRAADFLERNGNLDRVLAISCGIRASDYTPKFGAKKPPRILFVGRVTGEKQIDVLLKAFAKLPVEFGAQLDIVGGGDQKQNLERLSRELGVDGRTTFHGYVTDEELRRIYSDSTVFAIASIAELQSIATMEAMASGLPVVAANAMALPHLVHHGENGYLFQPGDVEDARAQLERVLEMTPEQRDELGRTGLRMVQAHDIDTTMDLFERLYRGESSDDVARDSWNEQDDSLDNVVEAVTGSIPTVRRDPK, encoded by the coding sequence TTGTCAGACCAACCTCACCCGCACTCGAACGAACAGCCCCTGCGCCTCTTGATCGCGGCGGACACGTTCCCGCCCAACGTCAACGGTGCGGCGAAGTTCACCGTCAATCTTGCGAGTGAAATGGCCGGTCGCGGGCATGACGTCCACGTCGTCGCTCCCGCCGCATCCCGTCGCCACGGAACCTGGCGCGAGGTCTATGACGGCCACCCGATCACCGTGCACCGGCTGCCGTCGGACCGCTGGTGGCCGCACGACTGGCTGCGCTACGTGAAGCCGTGGCGCGCCCGGGCACACGTGCGTCGCGTGCTCGACGAAGTGAAGCCCGACGTGATCCACTACCAGTCGGCCGTCGTCATTGGCCGCGCCGCCGTGATCGAGGGAGCGCCGCGGGGGATCCGCATCATCGGCACGAACCACCTGATGCTCGAGAACATCCTCGAGCACACGCTGCTGCCGAAGTCGCTCCAGGCCGTCGGCTCCAAGATCTGGTGGCGAGATGCCCACAAGACCTTCGATGCGACCGCGTCGCTCACGACGCCCACGCGTCGCGCCGCCGACTTCCTCGAGCGTAACGGCAACCTCGACCGCGTCCTCGCAATCTCCTGCGGCATCCGCGCGAGCGACTACACCCCGAAGTTTGGCGCGAAGAAACCACCGCGCATCCTGTTCGTGGGCCGCGTCACGGGCGAGAAGCAGATCGACGTGCTCCTCAAGGCGTTCGCGAAGCTCCCGGTCGAGTTCGGGGCACAGCTCGACATTGTCGGCGGGGGAGACCAGAAACAGAACCTCGAGCGGCTCAGCCGGGAACTCGGCGTCGACGGCCGCACGACCTTCCACGGGTACGTGACGGACGAGGAGCTGCGGCGCATTTACTCGGACTCGACGGTGTTCGCGATCGCGTCGATCGCCGAGCTGCAGTCGATCGCGACGATGGAGGCCATGGCCTCCGGCCTGCCGGTCGTCGCGGCGAACGCGATGGCGCTGCCGCACCTCGTGCACCACGGCGAGAACGGCTACTTGTTCCAGCCCGGCGATGTCGAGGATGCCCGGGCACAGCTTGAACGTGTGCTTGAGATGACGCCGGAACAGCGCGACGAGCTCGGTCGTACGGGCCTGCGAATGGTGCAGGCCCACGACATCGACACGACGATGGACCTCTTTGAGCGCCTCTACCGCGGCGAATCGAGCGATGACGTCGCGCGCGACTCCTGGAACGAGCAGGACGACTCGCTCGACAACGTCGTGGAGGCCGTTACCGGCTCGATCCCGACGGTTCGTCGCGACCCGAAGTAG
- a CDS encoding DUF368 domain-containing protein, with amino-acid sequence MPSLPSRLLRGLIDLIRGALIGIVEIIPGVSGGTIALIVGVYERLIDSASELVRGIVHLVIDPLRARGHAKSREHFGQVAWPLLIPLGIGMIAGLIAAAAVVAPIVEHHPVQSRAFFAGMILIALWVPARMVGGRWTWREWALAVPSAALAFWFTGLPTGNVAEPSALLVALSGALAVCALAIPGLSGSFILLVMGLYESTLAAVNSRDVGYLATFIVGMAIGFALFVRVLQWLLRHHHRVSLAIMTGLMAGSMRALWPWQDENGDALAPGSDIDVTVLWFAIGVIVVAATLVAESWLVRRRLAGGVDVLDD; translated from the coding sequence ATGCCCTCGCTCCCCTCACGTTTGCTGCGAGGCCTCATTGACCTCATTCGCGGTGCGCTCATCGGCATCGTCGAGATCATTCCAGGCGTGAGTGGCGGCACGATCGCGCTGATTGTCGGTGTGTACGAGCGCCTGATCGACTCTGCGAGTGAGCTCGTCCGTGGCATCGTGCACCTCGTGATCGACCCGCTTCGCGCCAGAGGGCATGCGAAGTCACGCGAACACTTCGGCCAGGTGGCCTGGCCGCTTCTTATCCCGCTCGGGATCGGCATGATTGCAGGGCTGATTGCGGCGGCTGCCGTCGTGGCACCGATTGTCGAGCACCACCCCGTGCAGTCGCGCGCATTCTTCGCGGGGATGATTCTGATCGCGCTCTGGGTGCCGGCTCGCATGGTGGGCGGCCGCTGGACGTGGCGGGAGTGGGCGCTGGCTGTCCCCAGCGCCGCCCTCGCGTTCTGGTTTACCGGCCTACCGACCGGCAATGTTGCCGAGCCGAGCGCACTGCTTGTCGCCCTATCCGGGGCGCTTGCCGTCTGCGCGTTGGCGATCCCGGGACTCTCCGGCTCGTTCATCCTGCTCGTCATGGGACTCTACGAATCCACGCTCGCTGCCGTGAACAGCCGCGACGTTGGCTATCTCGCCACGTTCATAGTCGGCATGGCGATCGGATTCGCGCTTTTCGTTCGCGTGTTGCAGTGGTTGTTGCGCCACCACCACCGCGTGTCGCTGGCGATCATGACGGGGCTCATGGCCGGCTCGATGCGCGCGCTCTGGCCTTGGCAGGACGAGAACGGGGATGCACTGGCACCCGGCAGCGACATCGACGTCACGGTGCTATGGTTCGCGATCGGCGTGATTGTGGTGGCGGCGACGCTCGTAGCCGAGTCTTGGCTCGTGCGTCGCCGCCTCGCGGGCGGGGTGGATGTGCTGGACGACTAG
- a CDS encoding CE1759 family FMN reductase yields the protein MTDTNQLPEDNVYNLVVVNAGTSNPSSTAMLAEKTRDCLAQTALEEGAELRVSVIELRDLRPEIGNGLVSGLTSPELEKANETIAKADGVIAATPVFKAEASALFSGFFQLLDRDALIGTPVILEATAGTARHALVVDGSMRSQFAYLRALVVPTSLFAASEDWNDPALTRRIRRASRELWLLMKSRFTRELRSKNWEGYQHDYGSANSGDDIDLNTDLMKLATGGSAI from the coding sequence GTGACTGACACCAACCAGCTTCCCGAAGACAACGTCTACAACCTCGTCGTGGTCAACGCGGGCACGTCGAACCCGTCGTCGACCGCGATGCTCGCCGAGAAGACGCGCGACTGCCTCGCGCAAACTGCGCTCGAGGAGGGCGCGGAACTGCGCGTCTCGGTCATCGAGCTGCGCGACCTGAGGCCCGAGATTGGCAACGGCTTGGTGAGCGGGTTGACCAGTCCGGAGCTCGAGAAGGCCAATGAAACCATTGCGAAGGCGGATGGCGTGATCGCCGCCACTCCGGTGTTCAAGGCGGAGGCCTCGGCACTGTTTAGCGGATTCTTCCAGCTGCTCGACCGGGACGCCTTGATTGGCACGCCGGTCATCCTCGAGGCGACCGCGGGCACCGCGCGCCACGCGCTGGTTGTTGACGGGTCGATGCGGTCGCAGTTCGCCTACCTCCGCGCGCTCGTGGTCCCGACCTCACTGTTCGCGGCGAGCGAGGACTGGAACGACCCGGCGCTGACGCGCCGCATCCGCCGCGCCTCGCGCGAACTGTGGCTGCTCATGAAGTCGCGCTTCACCCGCGAGCTTCGGTCGAAGAACTGGGAGGGCTACCAGCACGACTACGGCAGCGCGAACAGCGGCGACGACATCGATCTCAACACCGATCTGATGAAGCTCGCGACTGGCGGCAGCGCGATCTAG
- a CDS encoding acyl-CoA thioesterase, translating to MWLQWILAVFFRSKRLPKLDVTAVSRIRYRVLPTDVDFLLHMNNGRYFSYLDLGRVNLLARTGLDKVLSAQGIYAVVASNTMTYRKSLKLFQAFDIESRFIGTDDRNFYIEQRFVVNDELYARGIIKGRLIKKGVGPLKVPELNEVTGYDWVSWRVDPAIHEWAESVRLPPAKADAPNVWPEPAPTAPRGK from the coding sequence ATGTGGTTGCAGTGGATCCTCGCCGTTTTCTTCCGGAGCAAGCGTCTCCCCAAGCTCGACGTCACGGCGGTGTCACGCATCCGCTACCGCGTGCTCCCCACCGACGTCGATTTTCTTCTCCACATGAACAATGGCCGGTACTTTTCTTATCTCGACTTGGGGCGCGTAAATCTGCTCGCCCGCACCGGTCTCGACAAGGTGCTCTCGGCTCAAGGCATCTACGCCGTCGTCGCGTCCAACACGATGACGTACCGAAAGTCGCTCAAGCTCTTTCAGGCGTTCGACATCGAGTCGCGCTTCATCGGCACGGACGACCGCAACTTCTACATCGAGCAGCGCTTCGTCGTGAACGATGAGCTGTACGCACGCGGCATCATCAAGGGCCGACTGATTAAGAAGGGTGTCGGGCCGCTCAAGGTGCCGGAACTCAACGAGGTCACCGGCTACGACTGGGTGTCGTGGCGAGTCGACCCAGCCATTCACGAGTGGGCCGAATCGGTCCGGCTTCCGCCGGCGAAGGCGGATGCTCCCAACGTTTGGCCTGAGCCCGCACCCACCGCACCCCGCGGTAAGTAA
- the def gene encoding peptide deformylase, translating to MTILPIRIYGEPVLHEVAEPVGEITEEIRTLVSDMYETMDLAPGVGLAGPQVGVNKRLFTYSWEDEDGTKLRGVAIDPELWISPAEPESLEELDYDEEEGCLSVPGERYTLRRAEHALLRARDIDGKPYELEASGWFARILQHEFDHLNGILYVDRLGLTSWKQAFKVMKKKGWNTPGQSWLPGVDNLEG from the coding sequence ATGACAATTCTGCCGATTCGCATCTATGGCGAACCCGTATTGCACGAAGTTGCCGAACCCGTTGGCGAGATCACCGAAGAGATCCGCACGCTCGTGAGCGACATGTACGAAACGATGGACCTCGCGCCCGGTGTCGGCCTCGCGGGACCCCAGGTCGGCGTGAACAAACGGCTGTTTACGTACTCGTGGGAAGACGAAGACGGCACGAAACTTCGCGGCGTGGCGATCGACCCGGAGCTGTGGATCTCCCCCGCCGAGCCGGAATCGCTCGAGGAGCTCGACTACGACGAGGAAGAGGGCTGCCTCTCGGTGCCAGGCGAGCGGTACACGCTTCGTCGCGCCGAACACGCGCTCCTGCGCGCCCGCGATATCGACGGGAAGCCGTACGAGCTGGAGGCATCGGGCTGGTTTGCACGCATCCTGCAGCACGAATTTGACCATCTCAACGGCATTCTCTACGTCGACCGGCTCGGTTTGACCAGCTGGAAGCAGGCGTTCAAGGTGATGAAGAAGAAGGGCTGGAATACGCCTGGCCAGAGCTGGCTGCCCGGCGTCGACAACCTCGAAGGCTAA
- a CDS encoding LLM class flavin-dependent oxidoreductase — MAIPLSILDLVPISEGKMPSDAIDASMSAARLADSLGYERVWFAEHHNTEGVASSATALLVAEAASQTERIRVGSGGVMLPNHSPLMVAEQYGTLATRFGDRIELGLGRAPGTDPMTARALSRSSGEPQEFATNIYDLQGWFGEDGVAHSQPILSTMSAGTNVPIWVLGSSVNGASIAGQLGLPFSLASHFLAADAPEIIDVYRRSFSTESPTAILTAPRVMAGINVFVAPTDDEAEFQYTTAMQRVMDNARGQRRRLQPPVDPAELRREEGADRAYARYRAVGSRDTVKRELEAFVALTGADELIVATYAFDPALRERSLRMLAEVWF; from the coding sequence ATGGCGATCCCACTGAGCATCCTCGACCTCGTACCAATCTCGGAGGGCAAGATGCCTAGCGATGCGATCGACGCATCCATGTCGGCCGCCCGCCTCGCCGACTCGCTTGGCTACGAGCGCGTCTGGTTTGCGGAGCACCACAACACGGAGGGCGTCGCGTCGAGCGCGACTGCGCTGCTCGTGGCGGAGGCGGCGTCGCAGACCGAGCGGATCCGCGTCGGGTCCGGGGGAGTGATGCTCCCGAACCATTCGCCGCTCATGGTGGCCGAGCAGTACGGCACCCTCGCAACGCGCTTCGGTGACCGGATCGAACTCGGCCTCGGGCGTGCGCCGGGAACTGACCCGATGACCGCCCGGGCGCTCTCGCGCTCCTCGGGCGAGCCGCAGGAGTTCGCCACCAACATCTACGACCTCCAGGGTTGGTTCGGTGAGGATGGTGTGGCCCATTCCCAGCCGATCCTCTCGACGATGTCGGCAGGCACCAACGTGCCGATCTGGGTGCTCGGCTCTTCGGTCAACGGTGCCTCGATCGCGGGGCAGCTCGGCCTGCCGTTTTCGCTCGCCTCGCACTTCCTCGCGGCGGATGCGCCCGAAATCATTGACGTCTACAGACGGTCTTTCTCGACGGAGTCGCCGACCGCGATCCTCACCGCGCCGCGCGTGATGGCCGGCATCAACGTGTTCGTTGCGCCGACCGATGACGAGGCGGAGTTTCAGTACACGACGGCGATGCAGCGGGTCATGGACAACGCGCGCGGGCAGCGCCGTCGGCTCCAGCCGCCCGTCGACCCCGCAGAGCTGCGCCGTGAGGAGGGTGCGGATCGCGCCTACGCGCGGTATCGCGCGGTCGGCTCGCGCGATACGGTCAAGCGCGAGCTCGAGGCCTTTGTGGCGTTGACGGGCGCGGACGAACTCATCGTCGCGACGTATGCGTTCGATCCCGCGCTTCGCGAACGGTCGCTCAGGATGCTCGCGGAGGTCTGGTTCTGA
- a CDS encoding DMT family transporter, translating into MDFPNLNTLEAQLTVGLTPYQMIGIPIAILGAVLMSVSAMLQHRGVSKVDAGIGSDSSGGLGMRQFWRLLRRPSWVFGTLLIGIAIVCQLGALMFAPLVVVQPIGVVSLIVTTLITARQTRHRLSKRKIIAVLMSVLGIAGFVLVAATVVTDARVTERQVITVLVIAVIAVALTGIAFVILRHRRGRNLFYIIAGGVLYGFVATFAKVILARLQTDGIDTYTVLCAAGLLLTLLVGGYFVQTAYATGTTEMVIAGLTVVDPIVAVTIGIVVLGEVAGATAITYLLFILFGALAVCGVFLLESSQTDEEIRAARRHALGVSTNQIETREQ; encoded by the coding sequence GTGGATTTTCCGAACTTGAACACGCTTGAGGCGCAGCTGACGGTCGGGCTCACGCCCTATCAGATGATCGGAATTCCGATCGCGATCCTCGGGGCCGTGCTCATGTCGGTATCGGCGATGCTCCAGCACCGCGGGGTGTCAAAGGTGGATGCGGGCATCGGCTCCGACAGTTCGGGCGGGCTCGGGATGCGGCAGTTTTGGCGGCTGCTGCGGCGGCCGAGCTGGGTCTTTGGCACGCTCCTCATCGGCATTGCGATCGTGTGCCAGCTCGGCGCGCTGATGTTCGCGCCCCTTGTTGTCGTGCAGCCAATCGGTGTCGTGTCACTCATCGTGACGACCCTGATCACGGCACGGCAGACGAGGCATCGCCTGAGCAAGCGAAAGATTATCGCCGTGCTGATGAGCGTGCTCGGGATCGCGGGGTTCGTATTGGTCGCGGCGACCGTGGTGACGGATGCGCGCGTCACCGAACGGCAGGTGATCACGGTGCTCGTCATCGCGGTCATCGCCGTCGCACTCACCGGGATTGCGTTCGTGATCCTGCGGCACCGCAGGGGCAGGAACCTGTTTTACATCATCGCGGGCGGTGTGCTGTACGGGTTCGTCGCGACCTTCGCGAAGGTGATTCTGGCGCGGCTGCAGACCGACGGCATCGACACGTACACGGTGCTGTGCGCGGCGGGGCTGCTGCTCACACTGCTCGTCGGCGGATACTTCGTGCAAACCGCGTATGCCACGGGCACGACCGAAATGGTGATCGCCGGGCTCACCGTCGTCGATCCGATCGTCGCGGTGACGATCGGTATCGTCGTCCTCGGCGAGGTGGCCGGCGCGACGGCAATCACGTACCTCCTGTTCATCCTTTTTGGCGCGCTTGCCGTGTGCGGCGTCTTTCTCCTCGAGAGCAGCCAAACCGATGAGGAAATCCGGGCCGCACGACGACACGCGCTCGGGGTCTCGACGAACCAAATCGAGACGCGAGAACAATAG
- a CDS encoding antibiotic biosynthesis monooxygenase family protein → MSVVVINAISVPEGQGPELEARFAARKQAVDQEPGFEGFQLLRPTAGESRYFVVTTWATREDFERWRDGRAAAAHGDQAGRKPVATGADLLEFEVVEL, encoded by the coding sequence ATGTCAGTCGTAGTCATCAACGCAATCTCCGTCCCCGAAGGCCAGGGTCCCGAGCTCGAGGCACGCTTCGCGGCGCGCAAGCAGGCAGTTGATCAAGAGCCGGGGTTCGAGGGTTTCCAGCTGCTGCGCCCGACGGCGGGCGAGTCGCGTTACTTCGTGGTGACCACGTGGGCCACCCGAGAGGACTTCGAGCGCTGGCGCGACGGCCGCGCAGCAGCGGCACACGGTGACCAGGCGGGGCGCAAGCCGGTCGCAACTGGCGCCGACCTCCTCGAGTTCGAGGTCGTCGAGCTCTAG